Proteins found in one Pseudomonas sp. P8_241 genomic segment:
- a CDS encoding DUF2058 domain-containing protein, whose protein sequence is MSISLRDQLLKAGLVNQKQAKQVSKDKQKQQRLAHKGQVELDDSQQRAAQEAMAEKVKRDQELNRQQQEKAEAKARAAQVKQLIEVSRLPKLTTEDYYNFVDDKKVKRLCVNTLMRNKLSSGSLAIVHHAGGYEVIPREAALKIQERDPQRIVQLNVQTEEVAAEDDPYAAYQIPDDLMW, encoded by the coding sequence ATGAGCATTTCCCTTCGCGACCAGTTGCTCAAAGCAGGGCTGGTCAACCAGAAGCAGGCCAAGCAGGTCAGCAAAGACAAACAGAAGCAGCAGCGTCTGGCCCATAAAGGCCAGGTCGAGCTGGATGACTCGCAGCAGCGCGCAGCCCAGGAAGCCATGGCCGAGAAGGTCAAGCGCGACCAGGAGCTCAATCGCCAGCAGCAAGAGAAGGCTGAGGCCAAGGCCCGTGCCGCGCAGGTCAAGCAATTGATCGAAGTCTCGCGACTGCCGAAGCTGACGACCGAGGATTACTACAACTTCGTTGACGACAAGAAGGTCAAGCGCCTCTGCGTCAACACCCTGATGCGTAACAAGCTCAGCAGCGGCTCGCTGGCTATCGTGCATCATGCCGGGGGTTATGAAGTGATTCCGCGTGAAGCGGCGCTGAAGATCCAGGAGCGCGACCCACAGCGCATTGTGCAATTGAATGTGCAGACCGAAGAGGTCGCTGCCGAGGACGATCCGTACGCGGCGTATCAGATCCCTGATGATCTGATGTGGTAA
- the fabB gene encoding beta-ketoacyl-ACP synthase I, protein MRRVVITGLGIVSCLGNDKETVSANLRASRPGIRFNPEYAEMGLRSQVSGSIDLNLEELIDRKIYRFVGHAAAYAYLAMKDAITDSGLTEEQVSNPRTGLIAGSGGASTLNQMEALDILREKGVKRVGPYRVTRTMSSTVSACLATPFKIKGLNYSIASACATSAHCIGTAMEQIQMGKQDIVFAGGGEEEHWSQSFLFDAMGALSSKRNDTPEQASRAYDADRDGFVIAGGGGMVVVEELEHALARGAKIYAEIVGYGATSDGYDMVAPSGEGAIRCMQQALSTVDTPIDYLNTHGTSTPVGDVAEMKGVREVFGDKAPAISSTKSLSGHSLGAAGVHEAIYCMLMMEGNFIAGSANIDELDPEVADLPVLTKTRENATINTVMSNSFGFGGTNATLVLKRWEGK, encoded by the coding sequence ATGCGCCGCGTCGTTATCACTGGTCTGGGCATTGTTTCGTGCCTGGGCAATGACAAAGAGACCGTCTCCGCTAACCTGCGTGCAAGCCGCCCTGGCATCCGGTTCAACCCGGAATATGCTGAAATGGGTCTGCGTAGCCAGGTTTCCGGCTCCATTGACCTCAACCTTGAAGAACTGATCGATCGCAAGATCTATCGCTTCGTCGGCCACGCGGCGGCATACGCCTACCTGGCCATGAAAGACGCCATCACTGACTCCGGCCTGACCGAAGAGCAAGTGTCCAACCCGCGTACCGGCCTGATCGCCGGATCCGGTGGCGCATCGACCCTGAACCAGATGGAAGCGCTGGACATCCTGCGCGAGAAAGGCGTCAAGCGCGTCGGCCCATACCGCGTAACGCGGACCATGAGCAGCACCGTTTCCGCTTGCCTGGCGACTCCGTTCAAGATCAAGGGTCTGAACTACTCCATCGCTTCTGCCTGCGCCACCAGTGCTCACTGCATCGGTACCGCCATGGAACAGATCCAGATGGGCAAGCAGGACATCGTGTTCGCCGGTGGCGGTGAAGAAGAGCATTGGAGCCAGTCGTTCCTGTTCGACGCAATGGGCGCCCTGTCCAGCAAGCGCAACGACACCCCGGAACAAGCTTCCCGTGCCTACGACGCCGACCGTGACGGTTTCGTCATCGCCGGCGGTGGCGGCATGGTCGTGGTTGAAGAGCTGGAACACGCTCTGGCCCGTGGCGCCAAGATCTACGCGGAAATCGTTGGATACGGCGCGACATCCGACGGCTACGACATGGTCGCCCCTAGCGGCGAAGGCGCGATCCGCTGCATGCAGCAGGCGCTGTCTACCGTAGATACCCCGATCGACTACCTCAACACCCACGGCACTTCGACCCCGGTCGGCGACGTCGCGGAAATGAAAGGTGTGCGTGAAGTGTTCGGCGACAAGGCTCCGGCCATCAGCTCCACCAAGAGCCTGTCGGGTCACTCCCTGGGCGCCGCCGGCGTTCACGAAGCGATCTACTGCATGCTGATGATGGAAGGCAACTTCATTGCCGGTTCCGCCAACATCGACGAGCTGGACCCTGAAGTGGCCGACCTGCCGGTGCTGACCAAGACCCGCGAAAACGCCACGATCAACACTGTGATGAGCAACAGCTTCGGTTTCGGTGGCACCAACGCCACGCTGGTACTGAAACGCTGGGAAGGCAAGTAA
- the fabA gene encoding 3-hydroxyacyl-[acyl-carrier-protein] dehydratase FabA, giving the protein MTKQNAFTREDLLRCSRGELFGPGNAQLPAPNMLMVDRITLISEEGGKYGKGELVAELDINPDLWFFACHFEGDPVMPGCLGLDAMWQLVGFFLGWQGLPGRGRALGSGEVKFFGQVLPTAKKVTYNIHIKRVLKGKLNLAIADGSVTVDGREIYTAEGLRVGVFTSTDNF; this is encoded by the coding sequence ATGACCAAACAAAACGCCTTTACCCGGGAAGACCTGCTGCGCTGCAGTCGCGGTGAGTTGTTCGGCCCTGGTAACGCGCAACTGCCCGCCCCGAACATGCTGATGGTCGATCGCATTACCCTGATCAGCGAAGAGGGTGGCAAGTACGGCAAAGGTGAATTGGTCGCCGAGCTGGATATCAATCCGGACCTGTGGTTCTTCGCCTGCCACTTCGAAGGCGATCCGGTGATGCCAGGCTGCCTTGGCCTCGACGCCATGTGGCAATTGGTCGGTTTCTTCCTGGGCTGGCAAGGTTTGCCGGGCCGCGGCCGTGCGCTGGGTTCGGGCGAAGTGAAGTTTTTCGGCCAGGTTCTGCCGACCGCCAAGAAAGTCACCTATAACATTCATATCAAGCGCGTCCTCAAGGGCAAGCTGAACCTGGCCATTGCCGACGGTTCGGTGACCGTAGACGGTCGCGAAATCTACACCGCCGAAGGCCTCCGGGTCGGCGTGTTTACCTCAACTGACAACTTCTAA
- a CDS encoding ATP-binding protein, which yields MTFRRRWDINTRTQLISLGPALLLTLLLISFFTFVRIQDLRQEITHTGQLIANQLAPATEYGVISGNSEVLENLLKATLATPNVRFLEVQDSANRVLVYVEQPSEHHNRPKQVEVFQAPVRLQRIAMHNDFFQGSKPPPVPTEDYLGRVIVGLSSDAFSQRQQEILLKAAILAFFALLFTFVLARRLAGSLSQPIRDIGNAVKAIQKGDYRTPLPIVDDTELGALSQHINNLASGLEEASREQHQAMAQLIQTREEAEKANNAKSDFLAMMSHELRTPMNGVLGMLQLLETTDMTDEQVEYAALASESTEHLLKVINDILDFSRIERSELELEHIPFSLCDLIGSCAQSFQHSAAQRSLDLQLVIPEDMRTLQVKGDPTRIRQILVNLLGNALKFTEQGRVTIETQWQSLDHELLWFTCTVRDSGIGIPSESLEMMFDAFQQADSSISRRYGGTGLGLPIARTLAERMGGTLRAQSEEGLGSVFTLEIPLALYQQTPPTLVQLAPAGNSNGDGRNVLLVEDNPVNQTVIEAMLRSLGFKVSVAADGAQAVRSAESLIFEAILMDCRLPIIDGYEATRQIRKLPGCTDLPIIALTANALQGDREACLSAGMNDYLAKPFKRNDLHQILQRWVQ from the coding sequence GTGACCTTCCGTCGCCGTTGGGACATCAACACCCGCACGCAACTCATCAGCCTTGGCCCTGCCTTGTTGTTGACGTTGTTGTTGATCAGCTTCTTTACCTTCGTGCGCATCCAGGACCTGCGCCAGGAAATCACCCACACCGGCCAGTTGATCGCCAACCAACTGGCGCCCGCGACTGAGTACGGTGTGATTTCCGGCAACAGCGAAGTGCTCGAAAATCTGCTCAAGGCCACACTGGCTACGCCCAACGTGCGCTTTCTGGAAGTTCAGGACAGCGCCAACCGTGTTCTGGTCTATGTCGAACAACCCTCCGAACATCACAATCGCCCAAAACAGGTTGAAGTGTTCCAGGCACCGGTGCGCCTGCAGCGAATCGCTATGCACAATGATTTTTTCCAGGGCAGCAAGCCCCCCCCCGTCCCGACCGAAGACTATCTGGGCCGGGTGATCGTCGGCCTGTCCAGTGATGCATTCAGCCAACGCCAGCAGGAAATCCTGCTGAAGGCTGCGATTCTGGCTTTTTTCGCCCTGCTGTTTACCTTTGTGCTGGCCCGGCGGCTCGCAGGTAGCCTGTCGCAACCGATCCGCGATATCGGCAATGCGGTCAAGGCAATACAGAAAGGTGACTACAGGACCCCGCTGCCCATCGTCGACGACACGGAACTGGGGGCACTGTCACAACACATCAACAACCTCGCCAGCGGCCTCGAAGAGGCCAGCCGTGAGCAGCATCAAGCGATGGCGCAGTTGATCCAGACCCGCGAAGAAGCGGAAAAGGCCAACAACGCCAAGTCCGACTTTCTCGCCATGATGAGCCATGAATTGCGCACTCCGATGAACGGCGTGCTGGGCATGCTGCAATTGCTGGAAACCACCGACATGACCGATGAGCAGGTCGAATATGCGGCACTGGCATCGGAATCGACCGAACACCTGTTGAAGGTCATCAACGACATTCTCGATTTCTCACGGATCGAACGCTCGGAACTGGAGCTGGAGCACATTCCGTTCAGCCTTTGCGACCTGATCGGCAGTTGCGCCCAGTCGTTTCAGCACAGCGCGGCGCAACGCAGCCTCGATCTGCAACTGGTGATTCCCGAAGACATGCGGACATTGCAGGTCAAGGGTGACCCGACGCGCATCCGTCAGATCCTGGTCAATCTGCTCGGCAATGCCCTGAAGTTCACAGAGCAGGGCCGCGTCACCATCGAAACCCAGTGGCAGTCGCTGGATCACGAATTGCTATGGTTTACCTGCACCGTGCGCGACAGCGGCATCGGCATTCCGTCCGAAAGCCTGGAGATGATGTTCGACGCGTTTCAGCAGGCTGACAGCTCCATTTCACGACGTTACGGTGGAACGGGCCTGGGCCTGCCGATTGCTCGCACACTTGCCGAGCGTATGGGCGGAACGTTGCGCGCTCAGAGCGAAGAAGGTCTCGGCTCGGTATTCACGCTGGAAATTCCGCTCGCCCTGTATCAACAGACACCGCCTACGCTGGTCCAGCTTGCGCCGGCCGGCAACAGTAATGGCGACGGCCGCAATGTGCTGTTGGTCGAAGACAACCCGGTCAATCAGACTGTCATCGAAGCCATGCTGCGCAGCCTTGGGTTCAAGGTCAGCGTTGCCGCCGATGGCGCGCAGGCAGTTCGCAGTGCCGAAAGTCTGATTTTCGAAGCGATCCTGATGGATTGCCGGCTGCCAATCATCGACGGATACGAGGCCACACGACAAATCCGCAAGCTACCCGGCTGCACAGACCTGCCGATCATTGCCCTGACCGCCAATGCCCTGCAGGGTGACAGGGAAGCCTGTTTGTCCGCCGGCATGAACGATTATCTGGCCAAGCCCTTCAAACGGAACGATCTTCATCAAATTTTGCAGCGCTGGGTGCAGTAG